In one [Limnothrix rosea] IAM M-220 genomic region, the following are encoded:
- a CDS encoding glutamate-5-semialdehyde dehydrogenase, protein MTDTAPDAGSDPIIAALQRAYAASFELELSKGSERNRGIVAIADAIEAQIPAILEANTLDLEASREMAVSELILDWLKLTPERLTETVELLRQLVDLTDPLQRVSNAPYQLSAYQSYYQRMPLGVISLIHEAFPELGAIAAGLCLKTGNSLMIRGCGDGSNSNQLISQIMQIALADAGFPAGCVESVSSEQGCTVQKLVTQDRYLNLVIPYGRPSLIQQVVQQATAPVLRTTMGNCYMYLSPTGDHDLAHWIITDSHRYEPDAVNAVEKVLISPDQKPSSLIGLFKSLQDGGFRLKGDTELVKEFPEHLDPTRGTEWRSSYLDRVVAFRIVDDLSAAIALINRSSGGHADCIVTESYQESRQFATEIDSALVYVNSSPRFSRHPQGSDSVFLGMSNQKGNHRGLIGLESFTTVKQVVQGDGRI, encoded by the coding sequence ATGACTGACACAGCACCAGACGCGGGTAGTGATCCGATTATTGCGGCATTGCAACGTGCTTATGCCGCATCTTTTGAGTTGGAATTGTCAAAGGGTAGTGAACGCAACCGGGGCATTGTGGCGATCGCCGATGCCATTGAAGCACAAATTCCAGCGATTTTAGAAGCAAATACCCTTGACCTTGAAGCAAGTCGAGAAATGGCTGTTTCGGAGCTTATTCTTGATTGGTTAAAGCTGACACCAGAACGTTTAACAGAAACCGTTGAACTATTACGCCAGCTCGTAGATCTGACCGATCCGCTGCAACGGGTGAGTAATGCACCTTATCAACTGAGTGCCTACCAGAGTTATTACCAGAGGATGCCCCTCGGTGTCATTAGTTTGATCCATGAGGCTTTTCCAGAACTGGGGGCGATCGCCGCTGGACTATGCCTGAAAACCGGTAATAGTCTGATGATTCGTGGGTGTGGCGACGGGAGCAACTCCAATCAGCTGATTTCTCAGATTATGCAAATTGCTCTAGCCGATGCTGGCTTCCCCGCCGGTTGTGTCGAATCCGTGTCCTCTGAGCAGGGTTGCACCGTCCAGAAACTCGTGACCCAAGACCGTTACCTAAATTTGGTCATTCCCTATGGTCGCCCAAGCCTGATCCAACAGGTGGTACAACAGGCCACAGCGCCCGTTCTGCGCACCACCATGGGCAACTGCTATATGTATTTATCTCCCACGGGAGACCATGACCTCGCCCACTGGATTATCACCGATAGTCATCGCTACGAGCCGGATGCGGTTAATGCCGTCGAAAAAGTTTTGATTAGTCCCGACCAAAAGCCCTCCAGCCTTATTGGTTTATTTAAGTCTCTGCAAGATGGAGGGTTTCGCCTCAAGGGGGATACCGAACTTGTTAAGGAATTTCCGGAGCACCTCGACCCCACGCGCGGCACAGAATGGCGGTCTTCCTATCTTGATCGTGTTGTCGCTTTCCGGATAGTGGATGACCTCTCGGCGGCGATCGCCCTCATTAACCGTTCCTCTGGCGGTCATGCAGACTGCATTGTGACAGAATCCTATCAAGAGAGTCGGCAATTTGCGACGGAGATTGATAGCGCTTTAGTCTATGTAAATTCTTCGCCCCGTTTTTCCCGCCATCCCCAAGGCAGTGATTCGGTATTTCTGGGAATGTCCAATCAAAAAGGAAACCATCGCGGTTTAATCGGTTTAGAAAGCTTTACGACAGTGAAGCAAGTTGTCCAAGGAGATGGCAGAATTTAA
- a CDS encoding FKBP-type peptidyl-prolyl cis-trans isomerase: MTDNLQESIEFLATNETKEGVVTTDSGLQYKVLIEGTGASPAATDVVCVHYAGRLLDGSEFDSSYKRGAPAEFPVNGVIKGWTEALQLMEEGSKWELYIAPELGYGEYGYPGVIPSNALLIFEVELIKVK; encoded by the coding sequence ATGACCGATAACCTACAGGAAAGCATCGAATTTCTAGCCACAAATGAGACGAAAGAAGGTGTCGTTACAACGGATTCTGGCCTCCAATACAAAGTCCTTATTGAGGGCACAGGCGCATCTCCCGCCGCTACGGATGTTGTCTGCGTTCACTATGCTGGGCGTTTACTCGACGGCAGCGAATTTGACTCTAGCTACAAGCGAGGCGCTCCGGCGGAATTTCCGGTTAATGGCGTTATTAAAGGCTGGACTGAGGCGCTCCAGCTCATGGAAGAAGGTTCAAAATGGGAACTCTATATTGCCCCAGAATTAGGCTATGGAGAGTATGGCTACCCGGGTGTGATTCCCTCTAATGCTCTGCTCATTTTTGAGGTGGAGCTCATTAAAGTGAAATAA
- a CDS encoding TolC family protein, giving the protein MTLVSLFNISRHLLPSEIASPQFPDPLQKYMLAYRHFLTISTSSVVIFGSGGLAIAQETPATVVMPVSAAEFTQQPIDLLEIGEPAVSHNAKDTEKNLVALNLNDFRPIKSDQSVVIAPELLANIGSLSAPQIELAAAFPQGSIQQQPPAITSKTLLTRVPVDTSEAIANPVPAQATAQDSAIQVEVLEPNSLVSATLALKSQPVTQRISLLKPLPNEGSLMPANVMTKVAVLPERTTQPETFKHLGEFSPAIAPQKVMTAESKTVAVAQPQPETEVTFIAQGTEDTVPTLPREIAPAETVAAPEEPEQMAETPRRIPSVSEIPEEFRINEELQRLLSPIDDDLLIPPTEAGQVLASEILNLTLAETVERALAANQDLREAQLTYERAKFSLREAIAAEYPTLTSQTDLVRSETAGAELQAERIGNDESEASTSLNSRLELSYDIYTGGRRSGQIDAASTQLKITELDVERIAKETRLIATTTYYDLQSASAQTAIEESAVVEASRSLRDAEQLEEAGLGTKFDVLRAQVEVANAQQRLTRAYASQNTVRRQLAQLLNLPSNADPRAADEIDLAGRWELSLEESILLALQQREELRQQLLQREIDGYQKEIALANIRPQVSVFANYDLLEIYDDDLDTADGFSVGARVRWNLFDGGAANARADQEEVDQAIAENRFLNRSDQIRLAVETAYFNLEASERNIQTASVAVDLADESLRLARLRFRAGVGTQTDVISAQTELTTAQNNLEQAITDYNRSYAQLKREVSVGEEIEVIPAN; this is encoded by the coding sequence ATGACATTAGTTTCTCTGTTTAACATTTCTCGGCATCTGTTACCTAGTGAAATCGCTTCACCCCAGTTCCCTGACCCCCTGCAGAAATACATGCTTGCCTACCGTCATTTTCTTACCATTAGTACTAGCAGCGTTGTTATTTTTGGATCAGGCGGTTTGGCGATCGCCCAAGAAACACCGGCAACTGTTGTTATGCCAGTGTCCGCCGCAGAATTTACGCAGCAGCCAATAGATCTTTTAGAAATCGGCGAGCCGGCTGTCAGCCATAACGCGAAAGATACAGAGAAAAACCTTGTCGCCCTAAATCTCAATGATTTTCGCCCCATAAAATCCGACCAGTCTGTGGTTATCGCTCCAGAACTCCTCGCAAATATTGGTAGTTTGAGCGCACCTCAAATTGAATTAGCAGCGGCATTCCCCCAAGGGAGTATCCAGCAACAGCCCCCCGCCATTACTTCAAAAACTCTCCTCACCCGGGTGCCAGTAGACACATCTGAGGCGATCGCCAATCCAGTACCAGCCCAAGCAACAGCGCAAGATTCAGCCATACAAGTAGAAGTATTGGAGCCAAATAGTTTAGTCTCTGCCACCCTTGCCCTCAAATCCCAGCCTGTTACCCAAAGAATTTCCCTCTTAAAACCGTTACCCAACGAGGGGAGTTTGATGCCCGCTAACGTTATGACGAAGGTTGCAGTCCTTCCTGAGCGGACAACTCAACCTGAAACCTTTAAACATCTCGGTGAATTTTCTCCGGCGATCGCCCCCCAGAAGGTAATGACAGCCGAGTCTAAAACCGTTGCCGTAGCGCAGCCCCAGCCGGAAACTGAAGTGACTTTCATTGCCCAAGGAACAGAGGACACAGTCCCCACGTTACCTCGCGAAATAGCACCAGCCGAAACGGTTGCTGCCCCCGAAGAGCCGGAGCAAATGGCTGAGACCCCCCGTCGCATTCCCAGCGTCAGTGAAATCCCCGAAGAATTTCGCATCAACGAAGAATTACAACGGCTACTGTCACCCATTGATGATGACTTACTCATCCCACCAACGGAAGCAGGACAGGTTCTTGCTAGCGAAATCTTAAATTTGACATTAGCGGAAACAGTCGAACGAGCTTTAGCGGCTAACCAAGATTTGCGTGAAGCACAGCTCACCTACGAGCGGGCAAAATTTTCTCTCCGGGAGGCGATCGCCGCCGAATACCCCACCTTAACGAGTCAGACTGATTTAGTCCGCTCCGAAACAGCTGGCGCAGAGCTACAGGCCGAACGCATTGGCAATGACGAGTCTGAGGCAAGCACATCCCTCAATAGCCGTTTAGAACTCAGCTATGACATTTACACAGGGGGCAGGCGCTCCGGGCAAATTGATGCCGCCAGTACCCAATTAAAAATTACCGAGCTAGATGTCGAGCGCATTGCCAAAGAAACCCGTTTAATCGCGACCACAACCTACTACGACCTACAAAGTGCCAGTGCCCAAACTGCCATTGAAGAAAGTGCAGTGGTTGAAGCGTCACGGAGTTTGCGTGATGCTGAACAATTAGAGGAAGCAGGTCTCGGCACAAAATTTGATGTGTTGCGTGCCCAGGTAGAAGTGGCCAATGCCCAGCAAAGACTGACCCGCGCCTATGCCAGCCAAAACACTGTCCGCCGCCAACTGGCACAACTGTTAAATTTACCGAGTAATGCTGACCCTCGCGCTGCCGATGAGATCGACCTTGCAGGACGTTGGGAACTGTCCCTAGAGGAGAGCATTTTATTAGCGCTGCAACAACGGGAAGAGCTACGCCAACAACTCCTACAGCGGGAAATTGATGGTTACCAAAAGGAAATTGCCCTGGCAAATATTCGCCCTCAGGTTAGTGTCTTTGCCAACTATGACCTCCTCGAAATTTACGATGATGACCTTGATACTGCTGATGGTTTCTCCGTTGGTGCAAGGGTGCGTTGGAATTTGTTTGATGGTGGTGCAGCCAATGCCCGTGCTGACCAAGAGGAGGTGGATCAGGCGATCGCCGAGAACCGTTTTTTAAATCGCAGTGATCAGATTCGCCTTGCGGTAGAAACGGCGTATTTTAATCTAGAGGCGAGCGAGCGCAACATCCAAACGGCTTCCGTTGCTGTCGATCTCGCAGATGAAAGTTTACGCCTAGCGAGACTTCGTTTTAGGGCAGGAGTCGGCACTCAAACCGATGTCATTTCTGCTCAAACTGAATTAACAACGGCTCAAAATAATCTGGAGCAAGCAATTACGGACTACAACCGCTCCTATGCCCAGCTTAAGCGTGAGGTCAGTGTCGGTGAAGAAATTGAGGTTATACCCGCAAATTAG
- a CDS encoding N-acetylmuramoyl-L-alanine amidase: MLKSAAVGLFTSLSLATPVLAQNIRTSDRLHLSYPPTNHQTTAEQIFFIGSAPNNGTVTVNGQNINRSPLGHFAPSVPLQVGSNEFTLEFRNANGQTSQIRRTITRLANTPTVSNSLENLYPAVDIARQPGELICFQAQAPEAAQVSVRLANQSIPLQPQASISLPPNSAVLTLTNDALVTGFSGQHQGCHSFGQIGNLGKPTYTMTLNGATSTTTSVGTLEILDAQNPEAIAVTSFAGVARTGASTNFSRLTPLPQGTQASVTGKEGEWLRLDYGAWLKAAETTTLNTTVPPRSIIRSVRSQTFVDRTDVIFPLQTPVPVTVQQSDDTFTLILHNTTAQTDTIYLSQSPVIRRLDWYQPEPDLIRYDFRLKQGQQWGYELNYAGTNLVLSLRHPPQLSANSLAGSTIWLDPGHGGTEFGAAGSTGYPEKAINLVISNKIKQALEAKGAMVSMSRTEDVNVSLGDRQKMIREQKPTVALSIHYNALPDAGDAENTAGIGMFWYNAHAHDLAQFLHDELVQNLNRPSYGVFWNNLALTRPHEAPSVLLELGFMINPTEFEWITDPAAQDQLAGAIADAVENWLMIKTKR; the protein is encoded by the coding sequence TTGCTTAAGTCTGCTGCTGTTGGTCTGTTTACTAGCCTTTCTCTCGCTACGCCTGTTCTTGCCCAAAATATCCGTACCAGCGATCGCCTCCACCTGAGCTATCCCCCGACTAACCACCAAACCACCGCAGAACAAATCTTTTTCATTGGCTCCGCCCCAAATAACGGCACAGTCACAGTGAACGGACAAAACATTAACCGCAGCCCCCTCGGACATTTTGCCCCTAGTGTGCCCCTCCAAGTCGGCAGCAACGAGTTTACCCTAGAGTTTCGCAACGCCAATGGTCAAACCTCTCAGATCCGCCGTACCATCACCCGCTTAGCGAATACCCCAACCGTTTCCAATAGCCTCGAAAACCTCTATCCTGCCGTCGATATTGCCCGCCAACCGGGAGAATTAATTTGCTTCCAAGCCCAAGCCCCTGAAGCCGCCCAAGTGTCAGTGCGCCTTGCCAACCAAAGCATTCCCCTACAGCCCCAAGCCTCCATTAGTCTCCCGCCCAATTCTGCGGTGCTGACCCTAACGAATGATGCCTTGGTAACGGGCTTTTCTGGTCAACATCAAGGGTGTCATTCCTTTGGGCAAATCGGCAATCTAGGCAAACCGACTTACACCATGACCCTCAATGGCGCAACCAGTACCACCACCAGTGTCGGAACCCTCGAAATACTTGATGCCCAAAATCCTGAGGCGATCGCCGTCACCTCCTTCGCTGGCGTTGCCCGTACCGGCGCGAGCACCAACTTTTCGCGTCTAACGCCCTTGCCCCAAGGAACCCAAGCTAGCGTCACCGGCAAAGAAGGGGAATGGTTGCGTTTAGACTACGGTGCATGGCTTAAAGCCGCCGAAACAACGACTCTCAATACCACTGTGCCGCCTCGCTCAATCATTAGAAGTGTGCGCTCCCAAACCTTTGTCGATAGAACAGACGTGATTTTTCCGCTACAAACCCCTGTTCCCGTCACCGTCCAACAAAGCGACGACACCTTTACCCTCATTTTGCATAACACCACCGCCCAAACGGATACCATTTATCTGTCCCAAAGTCCCGTCATTCGTCGCCTCGACTGGTATCAACCGGAGCCTGATCTGATTCGTTATGATTTTCGTCTCAAGCAAGGGCAGCAATGGGGCTACGAGCTGAATTATGCAGGCACAAATTTAGTTTTATCTTTGCGTCACCCACCGCAACTATCGGCAAATTCTTTGGCTGGTTCCACCATTTGGCTGGATCCCGGACATGGCGGCACAGAGTTCGGCGCAGCAGGCTCTACTGGCTATCCTGAAAAAGCAATTAATCTGGTTATTTCCAACAAAATCAAACAGGCTCTCGAAGCAAAAGGGGCGATGGTTTCCATGAGCCGCACTGAGGATGTCAATGTCTCGTTAGGCGATCGCCAAAAAATGATTCGTGAACAAAAACCCACTGTCGCTCTTTCGATTCATTACAATGCCCTACCTGATGCTGGTGATGCGGAAAATACGGCTGGAATTGGCATGTTTTGGTATAACGCCCATGCCCATGATTTGGCGCAGTTTCTCCATGACGAGCTAGTGCAAAATTTAAACCGTCCATCCTATGGGGTTTTCTGGAATAATCTTGCTTTGACCCGTCCCCATGAGGCTCCCAGCGTTTTGCTCGAACTGGGTTTTATGATTAATCCCACCGAATTTGAATGGATTACCGACCCGGCGGCACAGGATCAACTGGCCGGGGCGATCGCCGACGCTGTAGAAAATTGGCTCATGATAAAGACAAAAAGATAA